One genomic segment of Stenotrophomonas sp. 704A1 includes these proteins:
- a CDS encoding TIGR03862 family flavoprotein, giving the protein MSNADPFPPRRVAVIGGGPAGLFAAERLRAAGLEVDLYEAKGSPGRKFLIAGKGGLNLTHSEPRPQFDSRYREQAAAVATWLDRFDAQALRDWAAGFGVDTYVGTSGRVFPVDRKAAPLLRGWVRRLKEQGVRLHVNHRWLGWSDDGALRFSSDHGDVDVHADATVLATGGGSWPQLGSDGAWVATLQARGVAIAPLQAANCGFDVAWTPFFAQRHAGAPLKPVVAHWCDPAGERHALQGECVVSAYGIEGSLIYALSADLRETINRDGEARLWLDLVPGRDETRLLADLSQPRKGRSFGEHLRRQAGLDAVKTALVFETLGKDAGQELQAVVTTLKRLPLRLLRPRPLAEVISTAGGVRLDALDEALMLRGLPGVFCAGEMLDWEAPTGGYLLTACYASGLQAAEGVIAWLAAR; this is encoded by the coding sequence GTTGTTCGCCGCCGAGCGCCTGCGTGCAGCGGGCCTTGAGGTGGACCTGTACGAGGCCAAGGGCTCGCCCGGCCGCAAGTTCCTGATTGCCGGCAAGGGCGGGCTCAACCTCACCCATTCCGAGCCGCGCCCGCAGTTCGACAGCCGCTACCGCGAACAGGCCGCCGCGGTCGCCACCTGGCTGGACCGCTTCGATGCGCAGGCACTGCGCGACTGGGCTGCAGGATTCGGCGTCGATACCTATGTCGGCACCTCCGGCCGTGTCTTTCCTGTGGACCGCAAGGCGGCGCCACTGCTGCGCGGCTGGGTGCGCCGGCTGAAGGAGCAGGGCGTGCGCCTGCACGTCAATCATCGCTGGCTGGGCTGGAGCGACGACGGCGCCCTGCGTTTCTCCAGCGATCACGGCGACGTGGACGTGCATGCCGACGCGACGGTACTGGCGACGGGCGGTGGAAGCTGGCCACAGCTGGGCAGCGACGGTGCCTGGGTGGCAACGTTGCAGGCGCGTGGCGTAGCGATCGCGCCGCTGCAGGCCGCCAACTGTGGCTTCGACGTGGCCTGGACGCCGTTCTTCGCCCAGCGCCACGCTGGCGCACCGCTGAAGCCTGTGGTGGCGCACTGGTGCGACCCGGCCGGTGAGCGGCATGCCCTGCAGGGCGAGTGCGTGGTCAGCGCGTATGGCATCGAAGGCAGCCTGATCTATGCGCTGTCCGCCGATCTGCGTGAGACCATCAACCGCGATGGCGAGGCCCGGCTGTGGCTGGATCTGGTTCCCGGGCGTGACGAAACCCGCTTGCTTGCCGACCTCTCGCAGCCGCGCAAGGGCCGCAGCTTCGGCGAGCACCTGCGCCGCCAGGCCGGGCTGGACGCGGTGAAGACCGCGCTGGTGTTCGAGACGCTGGGCAAGGACGCCGGCCAGGAGCTGCAGGCGGTGGTCACCACGCTCAAGCGGCTGCCGTTGCGCCTGCTGCGGCCACGACCGCTGGCCGAAGTGATCAGTACCGCCGGTGGCGTCCGCCTGGATGCGCTGGATGAGGCGCTGATGCTGCGCGGCCTGCCCGGCGTGTTCTGCGCCGGTGAAATGCTGGACTGGGAAGCGCCGACCGGTGGCTACCTGCTGACCGCCTGCTACGCCAGCGGCCTGCAGGCGGCCGAAGGCGTGATCGCATGGTTGGCGGCGCGGTGA